The genomic segment AGGAACGATATGCAGAACGTATTGCAGTACCTGATATCGGACCAACACCCACTGTATCCGTAGATAAGCAGCACACTTATGACGGATTACACATTGAAGAGATAAGCTGGCAGCTTCCGTATGGACCCAGAAGTGAAGGGATTTTATTGAAACCGAAAGGCGCTACAGGTGAGCTTCCGGGTGTACTGGCATTTCATGATCATGGAGGAAATAAATACTTTGGTAAACGGAAAATCACACGCACAAGTGACAACAGGCATCCCTTAATTGAAGAACACCAGACTCACTATTATGAGGATGTTGCCTGGGCCAATGAACTTGCTAAAAGAGGATATATGGTTTTGGTACCGGATGCATTTCCCTTTGCAAGCCGAAGAGTTCTGTTGAAAGACGTGCCCGAACATTTAAGAGACGGCCTCACGGATGATAATCCTGAGAACCCGGAAAATATTGAGGCGTATAACGATTGGGCTGCATCACATGAGAGTGTGATGGCACGATCACTTTTTAGTGCGGGTACTACGTGGCCGGGCGTGTTTTTTGCTGAAGATCAACAGGCATTAAATATCCTCGCTGAGAGGGAAGATGTGGATGAAAATCGCCTTGGCTGCGGTGGACTTTCCGGTGGCGGCATGCGAACGGTTTTTATGGCCGGCATGGATTCACGAATCAAATCATCGGTCTGTATGGGGTTTATGACCACCTGGAAAGACCTTGTTGTTGCAAAATCATATACTCATACTTGGATGACCTATGTGCCGATTCTGCCAAATGAGCTTGATTTTCCTGAGATCCTGGGACTTAACCTGCCGAATGCAACATTTGTTCAAAATTGTAATGAGGACGGATTGTACACGCTATCGGAGATGCATGTAGCTGATGAAATCCTGCGGGAAGTCTATGAGAAAGCCGGCGTTTCTGATAAATATAAGTGTACGTTTTATCCCGGTGGGCATAAATTTGACAAACCGATGCAGGTGGATGCATTTGCTTGGTTTGACAGTACGCTAAAAAGTTGATCACCGGAGGTATTATCTCCCATTCATAAAAACTAAACCGGCTAATTTGTTAGAATGTCTGAAAATATCATAAAAAAGGGACTCATCGCTGTAAGTGCTGTCGGACCAGGTCTGTTTCTGATCGGGTACAACATCGGAACCGGAAGTATTACAACCATGGGAATGGCGGGGGCACAATATGGAATGACATTATTGTGGGCTCTGATACTTTCGGGTGTTTTTACATACATTCTGATGGTAGCATTTGGCCATCTTACCTTGGTTACGGGAGAAACTGCACTTCATAATTTTAAGAATGAAATTCCTTGGATTGGAAATGTTCTCGCTATCTATATAATGGTTGCTTTAATGATGGGTGAGTTGCTTGCATTGATCGGAATCATGGGAATTGTTTCAGAATTAATTCAAGAAGGTATTCGCCTGGTTTCAATAGAGGGGAATCTGTTGGTTGATACATTTTGGATCATACTTGTTATTAGCATTTTAATATTTATAGCTCTTTGGAAAGGTCAGTATAAATTGTTTGAAAAGATACTGACAGTCTTTGTTATCCTGATGGTTTTCTGTTTTGTAGTTGTACTGTTTATGGTTGTGCCGTCTTTTTCCGCTATCGCAGAAGGAATAGTTCCTGGGATCCCGGATACGCAGGGGGCTAATCGATTGGTTGCTGCCATGGCTGGTACAACATGTTCTGCAGCGGTTTTCATTATTCGTAGCACAGTTGTTGCAGAAAAGGGA from the Balneolaceae bacterium genome contains:
- a CDS encoding twin-arginine translocation signal domain-containing protein yields the protein MKNNRRDFIKKAGLAGLSFAGGGLFGNMAFAKGIDQKRKKIQQGINTTMLNGNETLIGAYGEWAASLIEDKIPSHSLRGDQWNDVDEWKKAAKERYAERIAVPDIGPTPTVSVDKQHTYDGLHIEEISWQLPYGPRSEGILLKPKGATGELPGVLAFHDHGGNKYFGKRKITRTSDNRHPLIEEHQTHYYEDVAWANELAKRGYMVLVPDAFPFASRRVLLKDVPEHLRDGLTDDNPENPENIEAYNDWAASHESVMARSLFSAGTTWPGVFFAEDQQALNILAEREDVDENRLGCGGLSGGGMRTVFMAGMDSRIKSSVCMGFMTTWKDLVVAKSYTHTWMTYVPILPNELDFPEILGLNLPNATFVQNCNEDGLYTLSEMHVADEILREVYEKAGVSDKYKCTFYPGGHKFDKPMQVDAFAWFDSTLKS
- a CDS encoding Nramp family divalent metal transporter; this translates as MSENIIKKGLIAVSAVGPGLFLIGYNIGTGSITTMGMAGAQYGMTLLWALILSGVFTYILMVAFGHLTLVTGETALHNFKNEIPWIGNVLAIYIMVALMMGELLALIGIMGIVSELIQEGIRLVSIEGNLLVDTFWIILVISILIFIALWKGQYKLFEKILTVFVILMVFCFVVVLFMVVPSFSAIAEGIVPGIPDTQGANRLVAAMAGTTCSAAVFIIRSTVVAEKGWGIQHLKHEKKDALVSASVMVLLSAVVMAVGAGTLHVMGLTMETTLEMIHLLEPIGGDFAAFLLIIGIAGAGLSTIFPIVLIAPWLIADYMGWERDIQSPMFRTLIIAGLLFAFGSVFLDQTPPVLMVISQAFQATILPAVAIPAYYLLNKSSLIGTNHLPSNFRNAGLVCVILFSLVTTYFAILGFL